The Winogradskyella schleiferi genome contains the following window.
TTTGCCGCTTCGGGTAGATTTAAATAATCGACCAAGACAATTGGTTTGCTTCGAACACGGCAAAAAAGCAACCACAACATATGACGTTGTCGAGGTAAAGCAGAACAAAACCAGAATTCATTTTTATCCGATTACAGGAAGAACACATCAATTACGCGTTCATGCAGCACATCAAAAAGGCTTGAATATGCCAATTGTTGGCGATGATTTATATGGAATGCCATCAAATCGATTACATCTTCATGCAGAAACTTTGGGTTTTGAACATCCTGTGAAGAAAGAATGGGTTAGTTTTAGTTGTGAAGCACCTTTCTGAGTTGGTAGTTTTCAGTTGGCAGTCTTCATTGATTTAGTTGTTCACTTCAAACTCGACTATGGATTCAGCAGGAATATAATTACCATATAACACTATCATTCTGTCTTTATATTGTGTCTTCTTTAAGGAGCTTTGTGAAAAAAATTTTATTTACAATCCATATTTTCAAACTTAAACAAAAAAAGAAGATTAAAGTTATTCAACCTTAATCTTCTTTTCAATATTTTCTTACTTCTTACTTCTTCTTTTTCGGATTGAAAACAGGCAACAACTGTGTCTTAACCTGCCCGAAACCAATTCGTATATCGTCATTTGCGCAATAACCTCTCATAATAACCGTATCATTATCATTGATAAATTTACGCTCCGTACCATCTTTCAACTTTACAGGTTTTGTGCCTTTCCAGCTCAATTCTAGCATGGAACCATAAGAATCTGGTGTTGGTCCAGAGATGGTTCCACTTCCCATCATATCTCCAGAATTTATTGGACAACCATTAATTGTATGATGTGCCAACTGTTGCGCCATATTCCAGTACATATATTTAAAATTCGATTTTGCAACCGTAGTTTCTTTGCCTCCTTTTGGTTGGATTCCAACTTCCAAATTAATATCAAAACTCTTTTTGCCTTTCGTTTGAAGATATTCCAAAGGTTTTGGGTTTTGTTTTGGGCTTTCGGTTCTAAAAGGCTCTAAAGCATCCAATGTTACAATCCAAGGCGACATTGACGATGCGAAACTTTTACCTAAGAATGGCCCAAGTGGTACATACTCCCATTTTTGGATATCTCTTGCAGACCAATCATTGAACAATACCAACCCAAAGATATATTCTTCAGCTTCCTCAATCGGAATTGGTTCGCCTAAGTCATTGGCGTCCGTTGTTATAAATGCCATTTCCAATTCAAAATCCACTAATTTGGAGGGTCCGAATATAGGTTTATCAGCATCGGCTGGCAAAGTCTGCCCTTGCGGACGATGAATCGGAATTCCCGAAGGAATAATAGATGAACTACGACCATGATAACCAACTGGCATATGCACCCAATTTGGCATTAATGCGTTGTCTGGATCTCTAAACATCGTTCCAACATTGGTGGCGTGTTCTTTACTGGCGTAGAAATCGGTATAATCACCAACTTGTATAGGTAGCTGCATTTCAATTTCGTCCAAACGAAACAAAATAGTTTCTTTATGCGGATTATTATTTTTTAAAGTGTCGTTTTCAGCATCAAAAATCTCAGCGATTCTATTTCTAACTAAACGCCATGTTTTTCTACCATCAGCAATAAAATCATTTAAGGTATCTTGTAAAAAGATATCATCTGTTAAAGGTATCCCCTCAAAATAGCCCAGCTGATGTAATGCACCGAGATCAATTGCTGTATCTCCAATACGCGTTCCGATCGTAATAATGTCGTCTCTGGTTAAGAAAACACCAAAAGGAATATTCTGAATTGGAAAATCTGAATTTTTACCGACATGTAACCATGAGGTACGATCTGGATTGTTGGCTGATAATGGCATAGTGTTATTGTTGATTAAATGTTCATTAATTCTATTCAAACCTACATAATTTTTGATATTTAAACTAATGTATTCACTATTTTTGTATCGATTTAACAAACACCTTATATATGCAACGCGACGAACAAATTTTTGAACTCATTAAAGCTGAAAAAGAACGCCAGACCGATGGTATAGAATTAATAGCCTCAGAGAACTTTGTAAGCGACCAAGTGATGGAAGCTGCTGGTTCGGTATTAACCAACAAGTATGCCGAAGGTTATCCTGGAAAACGCTATTATGGTGGTTGTGAAGTGGTAGATGAAGTAGAGAATATTGCCATTGAAAGAGCAAAAACTTTATTTGGTGCTGCTTACGCAAACGTACAGCCGCATTCTGGAAGTCAAGCAAATACGGCTGTTTTCCATGCCTGCTTAAAACCTGGTGATACGATTTTAGGATTTGATTTGTCCCATGGTGGACATTTAACCCATGGTTCTCCTGTTAATTTTTCAGGTAAATTATATCGTCCTACGTTTTATGGTGTAAAGAAAGATACTGGACTTATTGATTACGATATGTTGGCTGACCAAGCTAAAAAAGAACAGCCAAAATTAATTATTGCTGGTGCTTCTGCATATTCTCGTGATATCGATTTTGCTAAGTTTAGGGAAGTGGCAGATAGTGTTGGCGCCGTTTTATTAGCAGATATTTCGCATCCTGCTGGTCTAATCGCCAAAGGGATTTTGAATGATCCAATGCCACATTGCCATATTGTGACAACCACGACACACAAAACATTACGTGGCCCTAGAGGCGGAATGATAATGATGAGCGAAAATATTGACAACCCATTTGGTATTACTTTAAAAAATGGTAAACTTCGTAAAATGTCTGGATTGTTGGATTCTGGTGTTTTTCCTGGAAATCAAGGTGGTCCATTAGAACATATTATTGCGGCTAAAGCGATTGCTTTTGGTGAGGCTTTAACCGATGAATTTATGCACTATATGTTGCGAGTAAAGCATAATGCAGATGCTATGGCTAAAGCATTTGTGGCTAAAGACTACAATTTAATTTCTGGCGGAACAGATAATCACATGATGCTAATTGATCTTCGAAATAAAAATATAACTGGAAAAGATGCCGAAAATGCCTTGGTAAAAGCAGATATTACAGTAAACAAGAATATGGTACCTTTTGATACCGAATCTCCATTTGTAACTTCAGGAATACGAGTAGGCACTGCTGCAATTACGACAAGAGGATTGAAAGAAAATGATATGGGCTATGTTGTGGATTTAATTGACGAAGTACTTAAAAACCATGACAATGAAACCGTTTTACAAGGTATTGCCGAGAAAGTTAATGAGTTAATGGGAGGACGTCCTTTGTTTAATGCTTAAATTTTACAAAACCTTTCAGTGCCGAAGACTCCGGATCAAAATAAATCTGAAATATGGAAATAAAAATGGCCTTTCATTTATTTGAAGGGCTTTTTAGTTTTCTTCCCGCTTTTATCAAATATAATGACATATATCATAAAACCTTAACAGTTTTTATTGGTAAGTTTGACGCTTAAATTAAATATAAAATGGAAAACGAATATAGCAGCTGGCACCATCCTTATAAACCATCTACAAAATACAAGAAAAAAGTAGCATACTTTAGTATGGAATTTGGTATCGATCAGTCTTTCAATATTTATTCTGGAGGTCTTGGTTTTCTAGCAGGTTCACATATGCGTTCTGGTTACGAACTTAAACAGAATATGATAGGCATTGGGATGCTTTGGAAATATGGATATTACGATCAAGCTAGAAATGACGATCAAACCTTAAAAACGGAATTTAACGTCAAGCATTTCGATTTTCTTGAAGATACCGGAATAGAAGTAGAGGTAAAGCTTCATGATAATCCACATGTAAAAGTAAGAGCGTATGTTTTAAAACCTGAAGTATTTGGTACTGTACCAATGTATTTTCTAACGACAGATGTGGATGGAAACGACCATTTATCACGTACTATAACCAATCATTTATATGATAATAATCCGGTAACCCGAGTTTCGCAAAGTATCATTTTGGGTATTGGTGGTGCTAAAGTTGTAGAGGCATTGGGTGGCGCAGACACGTATCATCTGAACGAAGGTCATGCCTTACCAGCCTTTTATTATTTAAGGGACCAAGGCGTTAAGAAAAACCAGATGGTTTTTACAACACATACGCCGGAAAAAGCGGGTAATGAAGAACGGGAAGCTAGACATTTAAATAGATGTGGGTTTTTTGGAAGGACTCTTTCGGAAGAAGAACTTGAAAAAGAAACCGTAAATGGAGGTATGATTAATTACACCATTGCTGCATTACGAATGGCTAAAAAAGCGAATGGCGTTTCAAAACTGCATGCGAAAGTTGCCAATGATATGTGGAAAGATTATGATGGTGTCAGTAAAATCATCCCAATAACAAATGCGCAGAATCAAAAATTTTGGCAAGATGCCAGTATCAAAAAAGCGTGGACAGCTCAAAATATAAAAGCCTATAAAACCCGTAAAACTATTTTGAAAAAAGAATTGTTTGAAGAGGTTTACAAGCAAACAGGAAAAACCTTTGATCCGAACGTATTGACCATAGTTTGGGCAAGGCGTTTTGCAGGTTACAAAAGAGCCGACTTATTATTGCACAATATAGAGCGATTTAAGAAATTAATTTCCAACGAAAAATATCCGGTTCAAATTATTTGGGCAGGTAAACCTTACCCTTTTGATTTCCAGGCTATCGACACGTTTGATTATTTGGTCAATCAATCCAAAAGTGAAAAGAGTCTCGCGGTGTTAATTGGTTATGAAATTGATTTATCCAAAAAACTAAAATGTGGATCTGATGTTTGGTTAAATACACCTCGAATTACGCGTGAAGCTTCTGGAACTAGTGGTATGACAGCCGCAATGAATGGATCTGTAAACGTTTCTACAAATGACGGTTGGATTCCCGAATTTGAAAAGGATGAAAAAAACTGTTTCGTTTTACCTGAATTAGATTATAAACTTCCGGTTTGGGATCAAGATAAAATTGATGCCGATAATTTGTATTCTATTTTAGAAAATAAAGTTATTCCAACCTATTATGATACGCCTAAAAAATGGCAGGACATTGTTTTTAATGGTATGGATGATGTTATTCCAGAATTTACAAGCCGAAGAATGGCAGACGAGTATTACAAGAAATTATTTTAACTCAAGTTTATCAATTATAAAGGCCTTTCGATTTAGTTTGAAAGGCTTTTTTTGTACAAGAAAAGTTCTGCTTATGATTTATTTTTTAAAGGAATTGAAATCTCAACAGCAAATGCACCAACGGATTGTTCAACGGTAGGATGTATATAAAATGAAAAGCCTAAATCAATATTATTATTGCGTCCTAATTCCAAACCAAAAGCAAATGGTATGTGAAATGATAATCCTTTTTTCTCAATGTTTGTAAATGTTGTCAATGTTTCAAATTTTCCTATTGATGCCCCAAAACCTAACTCGATATATGGTGCAACCCAAGGAATAGGTGCTCTTAATCTTGCTTTCCCACCAAACCAAAATGCTTTGGACTCTACCTTTTCATCTGTTGGATTATCATTAAGATCTTTACCATTAGAATTGGTCAAAATTAATCCGGCATATGGTTTTAATTCTACCCAAGAAGTAATATGCATAACAAACTCACCTTGAAGAAAAAAACCAGTACCAGCAACATCGTCGGCGCTTTCAAAGGGTGAACTCACTCCAAATCCGATTTGTGCGTTTAGTGATTTCTCTTTAATAAATTGAGCTTGGGATAAGTTTGAAAATAAAATTATAGCCGCTAATAGATTAAGGCGTTTTTTCATCTTTTATTTTAGTAAGGATTTTTTAATCTTCAAAAGTTGTGAAATTATAGGCACCAGCATCGATATCTCCTGTTCTTTCATTTCCTAGAATATCATCTTCAACCTCAAATGTAGAATTACCGATTCCTTTCGCACCAGAATCAAAACCTATGCGCATCATGTTTTCAAAAGAATTTTCAAAATCAGGATCTTGATTAAATACGTTGTCTTGATAAAAGATAGTATCACTAAAATTATAATTCCCTGATCCTTCGAGATTCTCATTATCAAATCTTAGTAAACAATTGGTAAATTTATAATTGAAAACGCTGCCTTCGTTTTCCAATAAAAATTCAGGATTATCATTTCCGAAGATAATACAGTTATTGAAATTGGCTTCCGTTAAATCGTTAGTAAAAACGGTATTATTTTCATCTATGATAAAATCATTTAAGAGTAGGGCAGGAAATTGTCTAAAACTGTTGTTCCAATAATTGGCAATCGTACAATGCGTCAAGTTATATTTTCCACCAAAAGTACCAGCAAAAGATGATTGTCCACAATTGTTAATTACCAAATTTTCGGCTGTTATCGATGTTGCAGTTCCTCTAATTCCAAAACTACTAATATTATAAATCTGTGAATTGGTAATGGTTAATTTATCATTTGACGCATTTTGATTGCCATCTGCAATAATGCCTACGGTTGCATTTTTAATAGTCGTATAATTAATAGTATTATTTTCACTTCCGTTGAATAACCAAATCGTTCCCCATTGACCAGGAATATCAGCATATAAAGGTTCTAAGCGATCACCTTCTAAAATGACTTCATTTT
Protein-coding sequences here:
- the fahA gene encoding fumarylacetoacetase, which produces MPLSANNPDRTSWLHVGKNSDFPIQNIPFGVFLTRDDIITIGTRIGDTAIDLGALHQLGYFEGIPLTDDIFLQDTLNDFIADGRKTWRLVRNRIAEIFDAENDTLKNNNPHKETILFRLDEIEMQLPIQVGDYTDFYASKEHATNVGTMFRDPDNALMPNWVHMPVGYHGRSSSIIPSGIPIHRPQGQTLPADADKPIFGPSKLVDFELEMAFITTDANDLGEPIPIEEAEEYIFGLVLFNDWSARDIQKWEYVPLGPFLGKSFASSMSPWIVTLDALEPFRTESPKQNPKPLEYLQTKGKKSFDINLEVGIQPKGGKETTVAKSNFKYMYWNMAQQLAHHTINGCPINSGDMMGSGTISGPTPDSYGSMLELSWKGTKPVKLKDGTERKFINDNDTVIMRGYCANDDIRIGFGQVKTQLLPVFNPKKKK
- a CDS encoding serine hydroxymethyltransferase produces the protein MQRDEQIFELIKAEKERQTDGIELIASENFVSDQVMEAAGSVLTNKYAEGYPGKRYYGGCEVVDEVENIAIERAKTLFGAAYANVQPHSGSQANTAVFHACLKPGDTILGFDLSHGGHLTHGSPVNFSGKLYRPTFYGVKKDTGLIDYDMLADQAKKEQPKLIIAGASAYSRDIDFAKFREVADSVGAVLLADISHPAGLIAKGILNDPMPHCHIVTTTTHKTLRGPRGGMIMMSENIDNPFGITLKNGKLRKMSGLLDSGVFPGNQGGPLEHIIAAKAIAFGEALTDEFMHYMLRVKHNADAMAKAFVAKDYNLISGGTDNHMMLIDLRNKNITGKDAENALVKADITVNKNMVPFDTESPFVTSGIRVGTAAITTRGLKENDMGYVVDLIDEVLKNHDNETVLQGIAEKVNELMGGRPLFNA
- the glgP gene encoding alpha-glucan family phosphorylase, with protein sequence MENEYSSWHHPYKPSTKYKKKVAYFSMEFGIDQSFNIYSGGLGFLAGSHMRSGYELKQNMIGIGMLWKYGYYDQARNDDQTLKTEFNVKHFDFLEDTGIEVEVKLHDNPHVKVRAYVLKPEVFGTVPMYFLTTDVDGNDHLSRTITNHLYDNNPVTRVSQSIILGIGGAKVVEALGGADTYHLNEGHALPAFYYLRDQGVKKNQMVFTTHTPEKAGNEEREARHLNRCGFFGRTLSEEELEKETVNGGMINYTIAALRMAKKANGVSKLHAKVANDMWKDYDGVSKIIPITNAQNQKFWQDASIKKAWTAQNIKAYKTRKTILKKELFEEVYKQTGKTFDPNVLTIVWARRFAGYKRADLLLHNIERFKKLISNEKYPVQIIWAGKPYPFDFQAIDTFDYLVNQSKSEKSLAVLIGYEIDLSKKLKCGSDVWLNTPRITREASGTSGMTAAMNGSVNVSTNDGWIPEFEKDEKNCFVLPELDYKLPVWDQDKIDADNLYSILENKVIPTYYDTPKKWQDIVFNGMDDVIPEFTSRRMADEYYKKLF
- a CDS encoding outer membrane beta-barrel protein; this encodes MKKRLNLLAAIILFSNLSQAQFIKEKSLNAQIGFGVSSPFESADDVAGTGFFLQGEFVMHITSWVELKPYAGLILTNSNGKDLNDNPTDEKVESKAFWFGGKARLRAPIPWVAPYIELGFGASIGKFETLTTFTNIEKKGLSFHIPFAFGLELGRNNNIDLGFSFYIHPTVEQSVGAFAVEISIPLKNKS